A section of the Oncorhynchus tshawytscha isolate Ot180627B linkage group LG09, Otsh_v2.0, whole genome shotgun sequence genome encodes:
- the LOC112258792 gene encoding casein kinase I encodes MDLRVGNKYRLGRKIGSGSFGDIYLGANIATGEEVAIKLECVKTKHPQLHIESKFYKMMQGGVGIPSIKWCGAEGDYNVMVMELLGPSLEDLFNFCSRKFSLKTVLLLADQMISRIEYIHSKNFIHRDVKPDNFLMGLGKKGNLVYIIDFGLAKKYRDARTHQHIPYRENKNLTGTARYASINTHLGIEQSRRDDLESLGYVLMYFNLGSLPWQGLKAATKRQKYERISEKKMSTPIEVLCKGYPSEFSTYLNFCRSLRFDDKPDYSYLRQLFRNLFHRQGFSYDYVFDWNMLKFGASRTAEDGERRGADERDERIVGGPRGSAARGLPPGPNPPAINRVRNGPEQAISNPASRVQQSGNTSPRAISRAERERKVSMRLHRGAPANVSSSDLTARLDQSRISTSQVSMPFEHLGK; translated from the exons ATGGATCTGAGAGTGGGGAACAAGTACCGACTGGGACGGAAAATAGGGAGTGGCTCCTTTGGAGACATTTACCTTG GTGCCAACATTGCCACGGGTGAGGAGGTGGCCATTAAGTTGGAATGTGTGAAGACCAAACACCCACAGCTGCACATCGAGAGCAAGTTCTACAAGATgatgcagggaggag TGGGGATTCCCTCGATAAAGTGGTGCGGGGCAGAGGGAGACTACAACGTCATGGTGATGGAGCTCCTGGGCCCCAGTCTGGAAGACCTCTTCAACTTCTGTTCCCGCAAGTTCAGCCTCAAAACGGTGCTACTGCTGGCAGACCAGATG aTCAGTCGCATCGAGTACATCCACTCCAAGAACTTCATCCATCGCGACGTCAAGCCCGACAACTTCCTCATGGGGCTTGGGAAGAAGGGCAACCTAGTGTACATCATCGACTTTGGCCTGGCCAAGAAGTACAGAGACGCCCGCACACACCAGCACATCCCCTACAGGGAGAACAAGAACCTGACGGGCACTGCACGCTACGCGTCCATCAACACCCACCTGGGCATCG AGCAGTCTCGGCGTGATGACCTGGAGTCTCTGGGATATGTCCTCATGTACTTCAACCTGGGCTCTCTGCCCTGGCAAGGCCTCAAAGCCGCCACAAAGAGGCAGAAGTACGAACGCATCAGCGAGAAAAAAATGTCCACCCCCATCGAAGTGCTCTGCAAAGGATACCCCT CCGAGTTCTCCACCTACCTGAATTTTTGCCGCTCGTTGCGCTTTGACGACAAGCCAGACTACTCATACCTTCGTCAGCTCTTCAGGAATCTGTTCCACAGACAAGGCTTCTCCTATGACTACGTATTCGACTGGAACATGCTCAAATTT GGTGCCAGTAGGACAGCAGAAGAcggtgagaggaggggagctgaCGAAAGAGACGAGCGTATCGTAGGAGGCCCTCGGGGATCCGCTGCACGGGGTCTCCCGCCAGGGCCAAACCCACCAGCCATCAACAGAGTTAGGAATGGACCAGAGCAGGCCATCTCTAACCCCGCCTCACGGGTGCAGCAGTCTG GGAACACATCGCCGCGGGCTATCTCTCGCGCTGAGCGTGAGCGGAAGGTGAGCATGCGGCTCCACCGAGGAGCCCCCGCAAATGTGTCATCCTCTGACCTTACAGCCCGTCTTGACCAATCCCGAATTTCCACATCGCAG gtcAGCATGCCATTTGAGCACCTGGGGAAGTGA